The proteins below come from a single Campylobacter sp. CCUG 57310 genomic window:
- a CDS encoding DHH family phosphoesterase, translated as MTIHHLSHTDLDGYGAQTITAHYFKDVKFYNSNYGREIDEKFSEILANLNDEKAIVLITDLNLTVTQCEEFEKALDGKNAKLILLDHHQSGAECASKFGWYFLDSSRCATKITHDFFAGIYGVDESLKKFSDVVNAVDIWLKDDENFEMGKVCLGLVANAKEINKVMFEQASFEYISYLISRAREFFNDKNDYIGLDEAVFGFKKEFFRADKDDTLSNLISSYVVKLLSENKEKFTINYNEFRGILTYNIGNTSVIGNDFLVANDDMDFFIDVTSKKTLSFRANGKVDVSAMAKHLVNGGGHINASGGLFAAFKDSFNYENIKAQMVDLITKKTMQKEQK; from the coding sequence ATGACGATACATCACCTCTCTCACACCGATCTTGACGGATACGGCGCGCAGACTATCACGGCGCACTATTTTAAAGATGTGAAATTTTATAACTCAAACTACGGGCGTGAGATCGATGAGAAATTTAGTGAAATTTTGGCCAATTTGAATGACGAAAAAGCGATTGTTTTGATAACGGATTTAAATTTAACCGTTACTCAATGCGAAGAATTCGAAAAAGCGCTTGACGGTAAAAACGCCAAGCTGATCTTGCTTGATCATCACCAAAGCGGAGCCGAGTGTGCGAGCAAATTTGGCTGGTATTTCCTTGATAGCTCAAGGTGCGCTACTAAGATAACACATGATTTTTTTGCAGGAATTTACGGAGTTGACGAGAGTCTTAAGAAATTTAGCGATGTGGTAAATGCTGTTGATATATGGCTTAAAGATGATGAAAACTTTGAGATGGGCAAGGTCTGCTTGGGTCTTGTTGCAAATGCAAAAGAGATAAATAAAGTGATGTTTGAGCAAGCGAGCTTTGAGTATATAAGCTACCTTATCTCAAGAGCGAGAGAGTTTTTTAACGACAAAAACGACTACATCGGACTTGACGAAGCTGTGTTTGGGTTTAAAAAAGAGTTTTTTAGAGCAGACAAAGACGACACGCTAAGTAACCTTATATCAAGCTATGTTGTGAAGTTACTAAGCGAAAACAAAGAAAAATTTACGATTAACTACAACGAATTTAGAGGAATTTTAACCTATAATATCGGAAATACTTCCGTGATAGGCAATGATTTTTTGGTTGCAAATGATGATATGGACTTTTTTATCGATGTTACGAGTAAAAAAACGCTAAGTTTCAGAGCTAACGGCAAGGTTGATGTAAGCGCGATGGCAAAGCATCTGGTAAATGGCGGTGGACATATAAACGCTAGCGGCGGACTGTTTGCTGCGTTTAAAGATAGTTTTAATTATGAAAATATCAAAGCGCAGATGGTTGATCTGATAACTAAAAAAACTATGCAAAAGGAGCAAAAATGA